The following proteins are co-located in the Spirosoma montaniterrae genome:
- a CDS encoding RES family NAD+ phosphorylase, translated as MDVYRINKTPYHIDPLSVVGSHRHGGRWNPKGIGILYTSRTPELALLETLVHLPPLTLPELPQRWLSTIRLPDTLADTIFWLDPALLPPYWQTGTLVETQPILTDWLLDPFCLAVAVPSAIIDTSYNLLLHPQHPAFAQVAVVAQRVLPLDGRLMR; from the coding sequence ATGGACGTTTACCGAATCAATAAAACACCGTACCACATCGACCCGTTGTCGGTGGTGGGTAGCCACCGCCACGGCGGACGCTGGAATCCCAAAGGTATTGGCATTCTGTACACCAGCCGAACGCCTGAACTGGCCCTGCTCGAAACGCTCGTTCACCTGCCCCCGCTGACACTGCCCGAACTGCCGCAACGCTGGCTGAGTACCATCCGCCTGCCTGATACCCTCGCCGATACTATCTTCTGGCTCGACCCCGCCCTCTTGCCGCCCTACTGGCAAACCGGCACCCTGGTCGAGACCCAACCCATCCTTACCGACTGGCTGCTCGACCCGTTTTGCTTAGCTGTTGCCGTTCCCTCGGCCATCATCGACACGTCGTACAACCTACTGCTACACCCCCAGCACCCCGCCTTTGCTCAGGTGGCCGTAGTGGCCCAGCGCGTACTGCCGCTGGATGGGCGGCTGATGCGGTAG
- a CDS encoding AAA family ATPase, with amino-acid sequence MRLQELYIKDYKVLKDFTIRFDEQSAITVLIGENGSGKSTVLEAIAIIFNELSLDLDGKLKEQPLIEYSVVYVIWNRSPILNAPKGSEEIKQILVQLEYSYETGYKFLINKQPISQPEFKRQHLFRSLIPSKIFLYYSGLSTYLENLATGRNGLYSKELRSQKLNIGEYIYPKERLLYYISPLHHAITLLCQLLADEDGNPTTLTGKEVKAEYELNEVKIVIQKTTKFKSSESYERFWGAEGALANLMQILSLNTDLGRPDLPYGQQEKLDELTLSYTGLIGLRDIQYQNNLSNYEFAVVLFHLLESLFYEGYLAKVDLVFKRGHERLDYYRLSEGERHRYTILALAHLFNQSNEENNLFLLDEPDAYFHPRWQVKFIRAIQTEVNPFNQYIMATHSPLLLNYADRRHVHVQQLVDGQAVDYMPRYAGRDIATVLYELMGVEERPEGVRTQLTKLFSLIEDENTVDARALFAEIAAIIGHDDRDLTKAQAEIDFLEQLDETNNEE; translated from the coding sequence ATGAGATTGCAGGAACTTTATATTAAGGATTATAAAGTGCTTAAGGACTTCACGATACGGTTCGATGAGCAGTCAGCGATTACGGTACTGATTGGTGAGAACGGGTCGGGTAAAAGTACCGTCTTAGAAGCTATTGCGATCATTTTTAACGAACTTTCTCTTGACCTTGACGGCAAACTGAAAGAACAGCCCTTAATAGAATATTCTGTAGTATACGTTATATGGAATCGCTCTCCTATTCTTAATGCACCAAAAGGTAGTGAGGAGATAAAACAGATTCTTGTACAGTTAGAATATTCTTACGAAACGGGTTATAAGTTTTTGATCAACAAACAGCCTATTAGTCAACCTGAATTTAAGAGGCAGCACCTTTTTCGTAGTCTGATACCCTCAAAAATTTTTCTATATTATTCAGGCTTGTCAACCTATTTAGAGAATTTGGCTACAGGACGTAATGGGCTTTACTCTAAAGAATTGCGCAGCCAAAAATTGAATATTGGCGAATACATATATCCTAAAGAAAGACTGCTATACTATATTTCACCATTACATCACGCTATCACCCTATTGTGCCAATTATTAGCTGATGAAGATGGAAACCCTACAACCCTTACTGGGAAGGAAGTAAAAGCGGAGTATGAATTAAATGAAGTTAAAATTGTCATACAAAAGACTACTAAGTTTAAATCGTCAGAAAGCTATGAGCGATTTTGGGGGGCAGAAGGGGCTTTAGCTAACTTGATGCAAATCTTGTCTCTTAACACAGACTTGGGCCGACCCGATTTACCTTATGGGCAACAAGAAAAACTGGATGAACTCACGTTGTCTTACACCGGCTTGATTGGTTTGCGAGACATTCAATATCAAAATAATTTGTCCAACTACGAATTCGCTGTCGTTCTATTTCACTTGTTAGAAAGCCTATTTTACGAGGGTTATCTGGCAAAAGTTGACTTAGTTTTTAAACGGGGGCACGAGCGACTTGATTATTATCGGCTCAGCGAGGGCGAGCGGCACCGTTATACTATTTTGGCTTTAGCTCATTTATTCAATCAGAGTAATGAGGAAAACAATTTGTTTCTTTTGGACGAGCCAGACGCTTACTTCCATCCGAGATGGCAGGTAAAATTTATAAGAGCAATCCAGACTGAGGTAAATCCTTTTAACCAGTATATCATGGCGACCCACTCCCCGTTACTCTTGAACTATGCTGATCGTAGGCACGTGCATGTCCAACAGCTTGTCGACGGTCAGGCGGTTGATTACATGCCGCGCTATGCTGGTCGTGACATAGCAACCGTGCTTTATGAGCTCATGGGTGTGGAAGAACGCCCCGAAGGAGTTCGCACACAACTTACAAAATTGTTCTCATTAATAGAAGACGAAAATACTGTAGATGCTCGTGCCCTGTTTGCCGAAATAGCCGCTATTATTGGCCACGATGACAGGGATCTGACGAAAGCCCAAGCCGAGATTGACTTTCTTGAACAGTTGGATGAAACGAATAACGAAGAGTAG
- a CDS encoding N-6 DNA methylase has protein sequence MVATPEERVRQEYITRLIDHYGYSREQMGQEIQVNNSQRGQGQARADIVIWKTKEDKIEENSPIIVVECKAEYITIQEEDYFQGYNYASWAGADFFVTTNLKETRIFQVVKGKIPKRLIEIIDIPAAKEVNNERKIKELLSQTKAFTRDEFSKLLFKCHNIIRNNDKLSPEAAFDEISKILFIKIRYERKNTQGQIFSEEQFKQDKATYDGYRSANSVPFYQQLFESTKEDFKNDDLFDPNETLRIRENSFEAIVRELQKYNLSTTSDDVKGIAFEQFLGRTFRGELGQFFTPRTVVDFMVDVLDPQEGEVICDPCCGSGGFLIKAFEYVRAKIENDIHKAKEEIKGRYYTDAYDNASPKKKQAIDELVNDLFARLNHELSIDNENSRLRKLSYDCIYGTDANPRMARTAKMNMIMHGDGHGGVHHNDGLLNVNGIFEGRFDVILTNPPFGARVEKSLKITEADKYTDQKRIAQYQARYGADYDKALRQINDNIGESVLDLYETGKLSSLTEVLFIERCLNLLRPGGRMGVVLPEGVLNNPMLQKVRDFFESKAKIIFITSIPQDVFVASGATVKPSVVFLRKFTDEETDRWYGLKSDAKDRAFQKYAVEWNNIQQNLARRGKDAVPADEKKELRARLTEIQQAIDTEVRLEVKKAFDYQIPIAEVEKAGISSTGAPCENDLEPLAIEFKEYRQKAQLWADHYLKIRYEDKGDGSIMRWIGNEPTVLYGQPKA, from the coding sequence TTGGTTGCCACGCCAGAAGAGCGTGTACGGCAAGAGTACATTACCCGTCTGATTGACCACTATGGCTACAGTCGGGAACAAATGGGGCAGGAGATACAAGTTAATAACTCGCAACGGGGACAGGGGCAGGCACGCGCCGATATCGTAATTTGGAAAACGAAAGAAGATAAAATTGAAGAGAATAGTCCGATTATAGTAGTTGAGTGTAAAGCTGAATACATCACCATTCAGGAAGAAGATTATTTCCAGGGCTATAACTATGCTTCGTGGGCTGGTGCTGATTTTTTCGTTACGACTAATCTGAAGGAAACTCGCATTTTCCAGGTTGTAAAGGGCAAGATTCCAAAGCGGCTTATTGAAATTATTGACATCCCGGCAGCGAAAGAAGTTAACAACGAGCGGAAGATAAAGGAACTGCTTAGCCAGACTAAAGCCTTCACGCGAGACGAATTTTCCAAGCTGCTATTCAAATGTCATAACATCATTCGCAATAACGATAAGCTTTCTCCGGAAGCAGCATTTGACGAAATATCAAAGATTCTATTCATCAAGATTCGCTACGAACGGAAAAACACGCAGGGACAAATTTTCTCTGAAGAACAGTTCAAGCAAGATAAAGCCACGTATGATGGCTATCGTTCGGCTAACAGCGTCCCTTTTTATCAACAACTCTTTGAGAGTACTAAAGAAGATTTTAAAAACGACGACCTGTTCGACCCAAACGAAACGCTTCGGATTCGGGAGAACAGTTTTGAAGCTATCGTTCGTGAATTACAGAAGTATAACCTCTCTACTACGTCGGACGACGTAAAGGGTATTGCTTTCGAGCAGTTCTTAGGCCGCACGTTCCGGGGTGAACTCGGACAGTTTTTTACACCCAGGACGGTTGTGGATTTTATGGTTGATGTGCTCGACCCGCAGGAGGGCGAAGTCATTTGTGACCCTTGTTGCGGTAGTGGCGGTTTTCTAATCAAAGCCTTTGAATATGTACGAGCTAAAATTGAAAACGACATTCACAAAGCAAAAGAAGAAATTAAAGGCCGCTATTACACAGACGCTTACGACAATGCGTCTCCCAAGAAAAAGCAAGCCATTGATGAGTTAGTGAATGATTTGTTCGCCAGACTAAACCATGAACTGAGTATCGACAACGAAAACAGCCGCCTTCGTAAGCTCTCGTATGACTGCATATACGGCACCGACGCCAATCCGCGTATGGCCCGCACGGCCAAAATGAACATGATTATGCACGGCGACGGACACGGTGGAGTGCATCACAATGATGGCTTGCTGAATGTCAACGGTATTTTTGAAGGTCGGTTTGACGTTATCCTGACTAATCCGCCCTTTGGTGCCCGCGTCGAAAAATCACTAAAAATTACCGAAGCCGATAAGTATACCGACCAGAAACGTATTGCACAGTATCAGGCACGTTATGGAGCCGACTACGATAAGGCTTTAAGGCAGATCAATGACAACATTGGCGAGTCGGTGCTTGATTTGTACGAAACGGGTAAGCTATCATCCTTGACGGAGGTGCTTTTCATTGAACGTTGCCTGAACCTGTTACGGCCCGGCGGTCGGATGGGCGTTGTATTGCCCGAAGGCGTGTTGAATAACCCGATGTTGCAAAAGGTGCGCGATTTCTTCGAGAGCAAAGCGAAGATCATTTTTATTACGTCTATTCCGCAGGATGTGTTTGTTGCATCAGGGGCGACGGTAAAGCCCAGCGTAGTGTTTCTGCGGAAATTTACCGATGAGGAAACCGACCGCTGGTATGGGTTGAAAAGTGATGCTAAAGACCGGGCATTTCAAAAGTATGCGGTTGAGTGGAATAACATTCAGCAAAATTTGGCCCGACGCGGAAAAGACGCTGTTCCCGCCGATGAGAAGAAAGAACTTCGCGCCCGCCTGACTGAAATTCAGCAGGCCATTGACACCGAAGTACGGCTTGAAGTGAAGAAGGCGTTTGATTACCAGATTCCCATCGCCGAGGTAGAAAAAGCAGGAATTAGCTCTACAGGTGCGCCCTGCGAAAACGATTTGGAGCCATTAGCTATCGAGTTTAAAGAGTACCGGCAAAAAGCGCAACTTTGGGCCGATCATTACCTGAAAATTCGCTATGAAGACAAAGGCGACGGTAGTATTATGCGCTGGATTGGTAACGAACCTACTGTTTTGTACGGACAACCCAAAGCCTGA
- a CDS encoding antitoxin Xre-like helix-turn-helix domain-containing protein — protein MATSGRTNLVITRPYQRPATDLIHQAHQGVLRRRVDEVARLIGLTDKEMAHILNMSVRNLHGKAETDSLSLSASERLLLLERLLQHGLMVFGGRADLVNRWLHTPLPELSYRETPFETGQPAPVRALGSFQEPTPTYDRPAVPTPQEPLGEVVPQSPLAVLDTVSGFSVVDDVLGRIEWGIVG, from the coding sequence ATGGCTACTTCAGGCAGAACAAATCTGGTAATAACCCGGCCCTATCAGCGACCTGCTACAGATTTGATTCATCAGGCGCATCAGGGTGTACTGCGTCGGCGGGTCGATGAGGTGGCTCGTTTAATTGGCCTGACCGACAAAGAAATGGCTCATATTTTGAATATGTCGGTGCGGAACCTACACGGAAAAGCCGAAACGGATTCGTTGTCGCTTTCGGCGAGTGAGCGTTTGTTGTTGCTCGAGCGACTGCTACAGCATGGCCTGATGGTGTTTGGCGGGCGGGCCGATTTGGTAAACCGATGGCTGCATACGCCCCTGCCGGAGTTGAGCTACCGCGAAACGCCCTTTGAAACCGGGCAACCGGCACCCGTGCGGGCGTTGGGCAGTTTTCAGGAACCCACACCCACCTACGACCGCCCGGCTGTACCAACGCCCCAGGAACCGCTCGGCGAGGTTGTGCCGCAGTCGCCGTTAGCCGTGCTGGATACGGTATCAGGCTTTTCGGTGGTAGACGACGTGCTGGGGCGCATCGAATGGGGCATTGTGGGATAA
- a CDS encoding restriction endonuclease subunit S, with amino-acid sequence MTTITSRIDFVSFNDLVNWSVRYLRENRSRYKNTFSLVRIGDFLTRNRNIIEIQDDILYTRVTIRLYTKGVLKRDEEWGRNIGTKRQFIVAPGQFIMSKIDARNGAFGLVPPELDGAVTTADFLSYDVDTSRINPAFLTLVSSTKEFLAICQSSSSGTTGRQRVDETQFLNIKIPLPSLSEQNRIVAAYNARIAEAERLEEQAKQLERKIEEYLFNELGIVEVSLVPNSGRLAFVNWRTVNTWGVDKLLRGGNKDILRSNLFPNRRLAELAHINPHTDFKSLLDNFPISFLPMECISDEYGEIEEFRTGIKAHSKGYTKFQEGDLLWAKITPCMENGKSALANNLLNGYGYGSTEYHVIRSQSPSFRISFLYHLLRAKAIRKDAVNYFSGTAGQQRVPKFYLEGLIVPHPPLEKQIEIETRITYYKSELKKLRVFSRKEHQQAIEDFESELFSS; translated from the coding sequence ATGACTACAATTACTTCCCGTATTGACTTTGTTTCATTTAATGACTTGGTCAACTGGAGCGTTCGGTATCTGCGCGAGAACCGTTCCCGTTATAAGAACACGTTTTCGTTAGTCCGTATCGGCGACTTCCTGACGCGTAACCGGAATATCATTGAGATTCAGGACGACATACTGTACACCCGCGTAACCATCCGGCTGTACACAAAGGGTGTACTCAAACGCGACGAAGAATGGGGACGTAACATCGGCACCAAGCGCCAGTTCATAGTGGCGCCGGGGCAGTTCATCATGTCCAAAATCGACGCCCGAAACGGCGCGTTTGGGTTGGTGCCGCCTGAACTCGACGGGGCCGTAACAACCGCCGACTTCCTGAGCTACGACGTAGATACGAGCCGCATCAACCCGGCGTTTCTGACGCTGGTATCCTCTACAAAGGAGTTTCTGGCCATCTGTCAAAGCAGCAGCAGCGGCACCACGGGTCGGCAGCGCGTGGACGAAACGCAGTTTCTGAACATAAAGATTCCGTTGCCTTCACTTTCAGAACAGAACCGGATTGTAGCGGCTTATAACGCCCGCATTGCGGAAGCTGAGCGGCTGGAAGAGCAGGCTAAGCAATTAGAAAGAAAAATCGAAGAGTATTTGTTTAATGAATTAGGAATTGTTGAAGTTTCATTGGTTCCTAATAGTGGACGACTTGCTTTTGTAAACTGGCGAACAGTTAATACGTGGGGAGTTGATAAACTGCTGAGGGGTGGAAATAAAGACATTTTACGCTCTAATCTTTTTCCGAACAGAAGATTGGCCGAATTAGCACATATTAACCCTCACACAGATTTTAAAAGTTTGTTAGATAACTTTCCAATAAGTTTCTTGCCGATGGAATGTATTTCTGATGAATATGGCGAAATAGAAGAGTTTAGAACAGGCATTAAAGCACATTCTAAAGGCTACACCAAATTTCAAGAAGGTGATTTGTTATGGGCCAAAATTACTCCTTGTATGGAGAATGGCAAGTCCGCATTAGCAAATAACCTTCTAAATGGATATGGCTATGGGTCGACAGAGTATCATGTTATTCGTAGCCAAAGTCCTTCTTTTAGAATCTCTTTTCTCTATCACCTCTTAAGAGCAAAAGCAATTCGAAAGGATGCTGTCAACTATTTTAGCGGAACGGCTGGGCAGCAACGTGTTCCCAAGTTTTACTTGGAAGGTCTTATAGTACCTCATCCACCGTTGGAAAAGCAAATAGAGATTGAGACTCGGATAACTTATTACAAATCCGAATTGAAAAAACTCAGGGTGTTCAGCCGCAAAGAACATCAACAAGCTATTGAAGACTTTGAATCAGAACTATTTTCGTCATGA
- a CDS encoding ABC transporter ATP-binding protein codes for MNIIETHDIAKRYVMGSEVIDALKSITISVRKGEYVAFMGPSGSGKSTLMNIVGCLDSPTSGQYILNGQDVSGMGENELAEVRNKEIGFVFQTFNLLPRQTSLENVALPLIYAGFSKADRTEKAMLALKNVGLENRAGHRPNELSGGQRQRVAVARALVNDPSILLADEPTGNLDSKTSYEIMDLFDQIHSKGNTVIMVTHEEDIAEYAHRIVRLRDGLVETDRINQHIRKANVLMQGV; via the coding sequence ATGAACATCATTGAAACGCACGACATCGCCAAACGGTACGTAATGGGCAGCGAAGTAATCGACGCCCTCAAATCGATCACAATTTCGGTTCGCAAGGGCGAATACGTCGCGTTTATGGGTCCGTCGGGGTCGGGCAAGTCCACGCTGATGAACATTGTGGGGTGTCTCGACTCGCCCACCTCGGGGCAATACATTCTGAATGGGCAGGACGTTAGCGGTATGGGCGAGAACGAACTGGCCGAAGTGCGAAACAAGGAAATCGGTTTCGTATTCCAGACGTTCAACCTGTTGCCCCGCCAGACCTCGCTCGAAAATGTGGCTCTGCCGCTCATCTACGCCGGTTTTAGCAAAGCCGACCGCACCGAGAAAGCCATGCTGGCCCTGAAAAACGTGGGTTTGGAAAACCGCGCCGGACACCGCCCCAACGAGCTATCGGGCGGTCAGCGACAGCGCGTGGCCGTAGCGCGGGCACTCGTCAACGACCCCAGTATCCTCCTTGCCGACGAACCGACGGGTAACCTCGACTCGAAGACCTCTTACGAAATCATGGACCTCTTCGACCAGATTCACAGCAAGGGCAATACCGTGATTATGGTGACGCACGAAGAAGACATCGCCGAATACGCCCACCGCATCGTTCGGCTGCGTGACGGCTTAGTTGAAACCGACCGCATCAACCAACACATCCGCAAAGCCAACGTGCTGATGCAGGGCGTGTGA
- a CDS encoding PIN domain-containing protein, translating into MNVVIDTNCLLVAVPANSEHKWLYDAFVNERFTWYVSTEILNEYAEKLGEFFGLGYLHECGLSRLERQTSSRCRASLFPVGNCRYVAAIQKLNRTINRCDPPHQPTHPQSQRADAGV; encoded by the coding sequence ATGAACGTTGTTATCGATACGAATTGCCTGTTAGTTGCCGTGCCTGCTAACAGCGAACATAAGTGGCTCTACGATGCCTTCGTTAACGAGCGTTTTACCTGGTACGTGAGTACAGAGATACTTAACGAATACGCCGAAAAGTTAGGCGAGTTCTTTGGACTTGGCTATCTGCATGAATGTGGATTATCTCGTCTCGAACGACAGACATCTTCGCGCTGCCGAGCCTCCCTCTTTCCCGTCGGTAACTGTCGTTACGTTGCAGCAATTCAAAAGCTTAATCGAACGATAAATCGTTGTGATCCCCCGCATCAACCAACACATCCGCAAAGCCAACGTGCTGATGCAGGCGTGTGA
- a CDS encoding Gfo/Idh/MocA family protein has translation MATQSNLPRRSFLQRLSALGAGLSSIPLVGSAGIDWYQAEHSRIYTLMTNPSGLEQPTRKLGVALVGLGGYSKTRLAPALQQTQHCRLSGIVTGTPAKATEWMQQYNIPRTNVYDYKTFDRIADNKDIDVVYVVLPNSMHAEYVIRAAQAGKHVICEKPMAITEKECQQMIDACKKANVQLAIGYRLHYEPFTREVMRFGQEKVFGPVKFIESSDAFRIGDPTQWRMKKELAGGGPLMDVGIYAVQGTRYVTGEEPMSVTAQFGPKTEPEKFKDVEETLFWQFQFPSGAVSNSTTSYTAGVERLYASCEKGWFELSPAFGYGPLKGRTSKGPIDLPHTNHQALHMDGVCKDLLDGKKLPDHITGEEGKRDVRLLQAIYRAAETGNKVKLA, from the coding sequence ATGGCAACTCAATCGAACCTTCCGCGTCGAAGCTTTCTTCAACGATTATCGGCACTTGGTGCCGGACTGTCGTCCATACCGCTCGTTGGTAGTGCAGGAATCGACTGGTATCAGGCCGAACATAGCCGCATTTATACGCTGATGACCAATCCATCGGGTTTGGAGCAGCCTACCCGTAAACTCGGCGTTGCATTGGTGGGCCTGGGGGGCTACAGCAAAACCCGGCTGGCTCCGGCGTTGCAGCAAACGCAGCACTGCCGCCTGTCGGGTATCGTGACCGGCACACCCGCTAAGGCCACCGAATGGATGCAGCAATACAATATTCCGAGGACCAACGTCTATGATTACAAGACCTTCGACCGCATCGCCGATAACAAAGACATCGACGTAGTTTATGTAGTGCTGCCCAATTCCATGCACGCCGAGTACGTGATTCGGGCGGCTCAGGCGGGTAAACACGTCATTTGTGAGAAGCCAATGGCGATTACTGAAAAAGAATGTCAGCAAATGATCGATGCCTGCAAAAAGGCGAACGTGCAACTGGCTATCGGCTATCGGCTTCACTATGAGCCGTTTACTCGCGAGGTTATGCGATTTGGTCAGGAAAAAGTATTTGGGCCGGTTAAGTTTATCGAAAGCAGCGATGCATTCCGCATTGGCGACCCAACTCAATGGCGGATGAAAAAAGAGTTAGCCGGGGGCGGGCCACTTATGGACGTGGGCATTTACGCCGTGCAGGGCACCCGCTACGTGACGGGCGAGGAACCCATGTCGGTCACGGCGCAGTTTGGCCCCAAAACCGAGCCGGAGAAATTCAAAGACGTAGAAGAGACGCTGTTCTGGCAGTTTCAGTTTCCGAGTGGAGCCGTCAGCAACTCCACCACGAGCTACACGGCGGGTGTAGAGCGGCTCTATGCTTCCTGCGAGAAAGGCTGGTTCGAGTTGTCGCCCGCCTTTGGCTACGGCCCGCTAAAAGGCCGCACCAGCAAAGGGCCTATCGACTTGCCCCACACCAACCATCAGGCGCTGCACATGGACGGCGTCTGCAAAGACCTGCTCGATGGCAAAAAGCTTCCCGACCACATCACTGGCGAAGAAGGCAAACGCGACGTGCGGCTTTTGCAAGCCATTTATCGGGCGGCAGAAACGGGGAATAAGGTTAAGCTGGCGTAA